The Scomber japonicus isolate fScoJap1 chromosome 12, fScoJap1.pri, whole genome shotgun sequence sequence GTACACCAGCTCCAAGTAAACGTGCTGTTTGTATCAACAACTCAAAGGTCCTTTTCAGGACCACCCACTCCTTCAACGAAGAGCTTTATTCCTTTGTTTTACACAACACAGTCAATGTGCTAAAACATCACTTTGCTTGTAGTTCAACcaaaaatgtatcatttgaATGATCTAGTTGATGGACAAAGTTGCAGTTATTTAAGATTAATGGTATGTATTATAAATATCATTGGAATTGAACCAAGAATGTCTGTTCATCTTCCACGGACCACAGTAATGAGGACTTGTACCTgtgataaaatgtaaatgatgtaTATTAAAGAAATGTACACACAAGACATTTTTGTTCAATTTCTCCCAGACTGAATATTGCTACACTGTATACAACAATATCACTGCTGTTATACTGAAGTTTACATGTTTACTAAAATACCCTATTTCTGATCTTTACAATGCAGTAAATATCATACATCAAGACTAGTTTCTGCCTAAAAAAGACTTTTcatataaaaagcaaaaatacaaaactgGATGTGTACAGAACGAGAGAGAAAATCAGAAACATCAAATGGACTGTCAACATTAATGTATCTAAGCATTGTGAGTGTTTCTTGTCCATGTTAATGATCAGATAACACCACATGAATTTACTGTAGAGGTACCCATGAGCACGGCCATCATTAACTCTTATAAATGCAAGTATTTAACAAACAAGACAAGAtagatttttattcatctttgaTATGGATTTCTATCAACTAGAATACTCTGGATAAATaaccaaaatgaacaaaagtaATATCATTCATAATTTGAGGTTGGAgatcaaaacacaaacattaactTGGAAGACCAACAATAATACAACTATGTGAAGCAGAATTCCTTATAACTTAATTAAACACTGCTATTTAGAAGCCAGGAGGCTATTTTCACAACCTGGTaacttatttaaattaaaaagtattaagCAATTCATTACGATATTTTCAAAAGCCATCTTAAATTGACTTAAATTTTTAGTGAGTATAGACAATTCTGTTTATGTGTGGCTGTATCAGTTCTGCAGAGCCTCTGTAAAACACTATAGTACTCAGAGTTTTgaaagacatgaaaataaagattttagATGAAGTAAATAAGAGCAGaatacacagaaataaaaagaaagaagaaaaaatagtgcaaaaaagacaataaaatgttgTTACAGTTCACCAATGCTGCATTCATGGTGCAATGTCAATTATTTCTTACATTATAACTGATCCACTGTTTCCACATTACTGTAGAACCATGAATGATAactgtaacacacagacatgctgcAGAGAACAGTTCTGTagattatttatattaaaaattatCCTcagaataacaaaataaatatttacagcCACAGAGCAGCTCTGACAGGAAGTCTCACTGAACTGCTTCATCAGCCTGatcagtgtgtttgctgctaCCACAAAAACTTCATTTTATTACAAACTGATCACCAACAGATGGAAGTTTTTACTTTCAGTCTGTGAACAAACATGTGAGCCAGCTGGAAAACTGCTTTTGGTGGAGTTTGtatgtattttacagtattttaggagagaaatgagagagaaaagccGCTGAGCAGTGCTGTCCGCGGCGGTGAACAGGTGAGGTTTGTTTGCTCCACAAACTAAATGCAGAGAGCATCAGAGCTCTACATGACTTCTATATGAAGACAAACATGTCCGCTATCTGCTGTCTTCACTGTCAGCCTTCAACACTTCTCTCACacttattttttactgttttctcaCTAGCAGAAAACACAAGTGTTAGACATTCACACTGCTCACAGGAGCCAGCAGCGGGACTGAGTCTACACGGTTCTCATGGTGTGTTTAAGTACAGCCTCCTGCCTCGTACACTCCATCAGTCTATTCAGACTCTGACATTCACGTAGAACTAATCCTCGACCAAACTATGGCAGAAGTAGCTCCAGCTCCCGCAGCCGCCCCGGCTAAGGCCCCCAAGAAGAAGGCAGCAGCCAAGCCCAAGAAGACTGGCCCCAGCGTCAGCGAGCTCATCGTTAAAGCTGTGTCCGCCTCCAAGGAGCGCAGCGGAGTGTCTCTGGCAGCCCTCAAGAAGGCTCTGGCTGCCGGAGGTTACGATGTGGACAAGAACAAGGCCCGCGTTAAGACCGCCGTCAAGAGTCTGGTGACCAAGGGGACTCTGGTCCAGACCAAGGGGACCGGGGCCTCCGGCTCTTTCAAGATGAGCAAGAAGGCTGAGGCCAAGCCCGCTAAGAAAGCCGCTCCTAAAGCCAAGAAGCCCGCCGCCAAGAAACCCGCTGCAGCTAAGAAGGCCAAGATAGCAGCCGCTAAGAAATCCCCCAAGAAGGTCAAGAAGCCCGCAGCGGCCAAGAAAGTAGCCAAGAGCCCCAAGAAGGCCGCTAAGAAGCCCGCCAAGAGCCCCAAAAAGGCCGCAAAGAGCCCCAAGAAAGTGGTGAAGAAGGCTCCCGCAGCCAAGAAAGCCCCAGCAAAGAAGGTGGCCAAGCCCAAGGCAAAGAAGGCAGCACCCAAGAAGAAGTAAACTTTCATCACTCTGAAGCCCTCAACCTCaaaggctcttttaagagccacacACCTTTCTATAAAGAGCATATTcctaattgtgtttttatagtaTAGTAGTTTCTCTTCAGTTGCATGAGTTATGATCTAATGTTTCCCC is a genomic window containing:
- the LOC128369444 gene encoding histone H1-like isoform X1, encoding MAEVAPAPAAAPAKAPKKKAAAKPKKTGPSVSELIVKAVSASKERSGVSLAALKKALAAGGYDVDKNKARVKTAVKSLVTKGTLVQTKGTGASGSFKMSKKAEAKPAKKAAPKAKKPAAKKPAAAKKAKIAAAKKSPKKVKKPAAAKKVAKSPKKAAKKPAKSPKKAAKSPKKKVAKPKAKKAAPKKK
- the LOC128369444 gene encoding histone H1-like isoform X2, coding for MAEVAPAPAAAPAKAPKKKAAAKPKKTGPSVSELIVKAVSASKERSGVSLAALKKALAAGGYDVDKNKARVKTAVKSLVTKGTLVQTKGTGASGSFKMSKKAEAKPAKKAAPKAKKPAAKKPAAAKKAKIAAAKKSPKKVKKPAAAKKVAKSPKKAAKKPAKSPKKAAKSPKKVVKKAPAAKKAPAKKVAKPKAKKAAPKKK